Proteins encoded together in one Halothermothrix orenii H 168 window:
- a CDS encoding patatin-like phospholipase family protein, whose translation MKVRYDTESIGEQKIDTALVLSGGGAKGAYQVGVIEELLRRGIRIDLVTGSSIGAFNGALLAEFLQYGQYRSEDPVERIKEVWLNLEKVLTLNWPGFLKNIFTPWRIPSVFTNLVLRKVISDYIPETRMISDYKICQLSITGTDLNKGITRVFDYNSRIEVIKGILASMAYPAAFPSVKIGNNYYMDGGALDNTPLKEAILWGARNIYVVLLVPLKEIKEGEDQLPGKNYSAALSVLDRFIDIASSKLMYGDLQRAEEINRVLNLLDEYRGKIKPSFIWKLKKILDIKQRGKKDAKRRINIYKIAPESTLKPPGAAGFDNIKAILRLFKKGKEDTRSLLGKNM comes from the coding sequence ATGAAGGTCAGGTATGATACGGAGAGTATTGGAGAACAAAAAATAGATACAGCCCTGGTGTTAAGTGGGGGTGGTGCCAAGGGTGCCTATCAGGTCGGGGTTATAGAAGAACTGTTAAGGCGGGGAATCAGGATCGATCTGGTTACCGGGTCATCTATCGGGGCTTTTAACGGGGCTCTACTGGCTGAATTTTTACAGTATGGCCAGTACAGGTCTGAAGATCCGGTTGAGAGGATAAAAGAGGTCTGGTTAAACCTGGAAAAGGTTTTGACCCTGAACTGGCCCGGTTTTTTAAAAAACATCTTTACTCCATGGAGAATTCCCTCAGTATTTACCAATTTAGTTTTAAGAAAGGTTATATCAGATTATATTCCGGAGACGAGAATGATATCAGATTATAAGATCTGTCAGCTGAGTATAACCGGGACAGACCTCAATAAAGGAATTACCAGGGTATTTGATTATAATTCCCGGATTGAGGTAATTAAGGGGATTTTAGCCTCCATGGCCTATCCAGCAGCTTTCCCCAGTGTTAAAATTGGTAATAATTATTACATGGATGGGGGTGCCCTGGATAACACCCCTTTGAAAGAAGCCATTCTCTGGGGGGCCAGAAATATATATGTAGTTTTACTGGTACCCTTAAAGGAGATTAAAGAAGGAGAAGACCAGCTTCCGGGTAAGAACTACAGTGCCGCCCTGTCAGTATTAGACAGGTTTATTGATATAGCTTCAAGTAAATTAATGTATGGTGATTTACAACGGGCAGAAGAAATAAACAGAGTATTGAATTTACTGGATGAATACCGTGGCAAGATTAAGCCCTCTTTTATTTGGAAGCTTAAAAAAATACTGGATATAAAACAGCGTGGTAAAAAAGATGCTAAAAGAAGAATTAATATCTATAAAATAGCCCCTGAATCCACCCTTAAACCCCCCGGGGCTGCCGGATTTGATAACATTAAGGCTATTTTGCGGTTATTTAAAAAGGGTAAGGAAGATACCCGTAGCTTGCTGGGGAAAAATATGTAA
- a CDS encoding asparagine synthase-related protein translates to MSGIAGVYEDDDPGLVRDVLKKMEHRGPESTRIYKAPKGVLGCTRIKGKGDYSPKEVIAISDGRVVVEGKKDSSGYGQWVKGNSEIIELYNKFGKECVHYFNGPFAIAIFDGENIFVARDPLGLKPLYYSNIGEKFVFASEIKGLAQFDSEIKTFPPGHYYHSEVGFQEYFKGVSHKQRITSVDKGVKRLRNLLIKTVKRRIGGIDNPGIYLSGGIDSSTIVAAASKVKEVIKTFAVGAKGSNDLEKARLVADHLGTDHYEYRYTVEEALEIVPEVIYQLESFDQYLVRSSIANYFVGRLAKETGVELVLCGEGGDELFGGYHYLKDMQSLADIREELEVLTMSGHSNGFQRVDRMNMAHSLLYDMPFMDKEIVKFAFSIPVKWKLYGNKPVEKWILRKAFEDDLPDEIIWRKKAKFFEGSNTTDTIKSKIESFISDKEFKKEKKISDDVTLRSKEELYYYRIFREYYPHRSILDTIGRTRTVN, encoded by the coding sequence ATGAGTGGCATTGCAGGAGTTTACGAGGATGATGACCCCGGACTGGTGAGAGATGTCCTAAAAAAGATGGAACACCGGGGTCCAGAAAGTACCAGAATTTATAAGGCCCCGAAGGGGGTTCTGGGATGTACCCGGATTAAGGGTAAGGGGGATTATTCCCCGAAAGAGGTTATAGCTATTTCCGATGGCAGGGTGGTAGTTGAAGGAAAAAAAGACAGTTCAGGGTATGGACAATGGGTTAAAGGCAATAGTGAAATAATCGAACTATATAATAAATTTGGGAAGGAATGTGTTCACTACTTTAATGGCCCCTTTGCTATTGCTATTTTTGACGGGGAAAATATTTTTGTGGCCCGGGATCCTTTAGGATTGAAACCCCTGTACTATAGTAATATTGGTGAAAAATTTGTATTTGCCTCTGAAATTAAGGGTCTGGCCCAGTTTGATTCAGAGATTAAAACCTTCCCTCCCGGACACTATTATCATTCTGAAGTAGGGTTTCAGGAATATTTTAAAGGTGTATCCCATAAACAGAGGATAACTTCAGTCGATAAAGGGGTAAAAAGGCTGCGTAATTTACTTATTAAAACGGTAAAGAGGAGAATTGGTGGAATTGATAACCCTGGCATATATTTAAGTGGAGGGATTGATAGCAGTACTATTGTGGCTGCAGCTTCGAAAGTTAAGGAAGTTATTAAAACCTTTGCAGTCGGGGCTAAAGGGAGTAATGATCTGGAAAAAGCCAGGCTGGTGGCAGACCATCTGGGAACCGACCACTATGAATACCGGTATACTGTAGAAGAGGCTCTGGAAATAGTCCCTGAGGTTATTTATCAGCTGGAATCATTTGACCAGTATCTGGTCCGCAGTTCAATTGCCAACTATTTTGTTGGCAGGCTGGCCAAAGAGACGGGGGTTGAACTGGTACTATGTGGTGAAGGTGGCGATGAGTTATTTGGTGGTTATCACTATTTAAAGGACATGCAAAGCCTTGCTGATATCAGGGAAGAGCTTGAAGTTCTAACAATGTCGGGCCATTCCAATGGTTTTCAGAGGGTAGATAGAATGAATATGGCCCATTCCCTGTTATATGATATGCCTTTTATGGACAAAGAGATTGTAAAATTTGCCTTCAGTATTCCGGTAAAGTGGAAGCTTTATGGTAATAAACCGGTGGAGAAATGGATTTTAAGGAAGGCCTTTGAGGATGACCTTCCTGATGAGATTATCTGGCGAAAGAAGGCTAAATTTTTTGAGGGGTCAAATACCACTGATACTATAAAGAGCAAAATAGAGTCATTTATAAGTGATAAAGAGTTTAAAAAGGAAAAAAAGATTTCTGATGATGTTACCCTCAGGAGTAAAGAAGAGCTTTATTACTACCGAATCTTCAGGGAGTATTATCCCCACCGGTCAATCCTGGATACCATCGGAAGGACCCGGACTGTAAATTAA
- a CDS encoding RtcB family protein, translating to MKYYRFKQEGRMNCDVRVFATRDLYNQIEKTALKQLFNAASLPGVVGVIGLPDIHQGYGLPIGGVMCSSLKKGVISPGAVGFDINCGVRLLVAGLRLEDIIDKLDDIMSGLKNEIPAGLGVNSTLTFTDQQFERVVEEGLPFLITRLGYGQTIDIAACEENGHLKGADLTGVSKKAINRGKKQLGTLGSGNHFLEIQVIDKVYNHNSGLEEGQISIMIHTGSRGFGHQIAEDYINIAKKRAKKYNFDFPTKNLASFPINSPEGEDYYRAMACAANFAFANRQILTHFVRQVINHFIPGTFITVYYDLAHNICKKEIHQINGKKKALLVHRKGATKLSPDGIALVPGSMGTDSYIVRPKNQEALKAAFESVSHGAGRKMGRRQARKKLSYREHLKSLGEVRVTSATNDNLLDESPLAYKDISEVIRSLKETGLAEPVVRLKPLAVLKG from the coding sequence TTGAAATACTACCGTTTTAAGCAGGAAGGGAGAATGAACTGTGATGTCCGGGTCTTTGCCACCCGGGACCTCTATAACCAGATAGAAAAAACAGCCTTAAAACAGCTTTTTAATGCAGCCAGCCTTCCAGGAGTAGTCGGGGTTATAGGACTCCCCGATATCCATCAGGGGTATGGATTACCCATCGGTGGAGTAATGTGTTCCAGTTTAAAAAAAGGAGTCATCTCTCCCGGGGCGGTAGGTTTTGATATAAACTGTGGAGTCCGGCTTTTAGTTGCCGGTTTAAGGCTCGAAGATATAATTGATAAACTGGATGATATAATGTCCGGACTGAAAAATGAAATCCCGGCCGGGTTAGGGGTTAATTCAACATTAACATTTACCGACCAGCAATTTGAACGGGTAGTTGAGGAGGGACTACCCTTTTTAATAACCAGGCTGGGGTATGGACAGACCATTGATATAGCAGCCTGTGAGGAAAACGGCCACCTAAAGGGGGCAGATCTTACGGGGGTCTCAAAAAAGGCCATAAACAGGGGTAAAAAACAGCTGGGAACCCTCGGTTCAGGCAATCATTTTCTTGAAATTCAGGTAATTGATAAGGTCTATAATCATAACTCCGGTCTCGAAGAGGGCCAGATCAGTATCATGATCCACACCGGATCCCGGGGTTTTGGCCACCAGATTGCTGAAGATTATATCAACATTGCCAAAAAAAGGGCCAAAAAATATAATTTTGATTTCCCCACTAAAAACCTGGCCTCCTTCCCCATTAATTCCCCGGAAGGGGAAGACTACTACCGGGCCATGGCCTGTGCCGCTAACTTTGCTTTTGCCAACCGGCAGATATTAACCCATTTTGTAAGACAGGTAATAAACCACTTTATACCGGGAACCTTTATTACTGTATATTATGACCTCGCCCATAATATCTGCAAAAAGGAAATTCACCAGATAAATGGCAAGAAAAAAGCCCTTCTGGTCCACCGTAAAGGGGCTACCAAGCTATCCCCTGACGGCATTGCCCTTGTTCCAGGATCTATGGGAACAGACAGTTATATTGTCAGGCCGAAAAATCAGGAGGCCCTGAAAGCTGCCTTTGAATCTGTTTCCCATGGAGCCGGTCGGAAAATGGGGAGAAGGCAGGCCAGAAAGAAACTATCATACCGGGAACATTTAAAGAGTCTGGGGGAAGTCAGAGTGACCTCGGCCACCAATGACAACCTCCTGGATGAATCACCACTGGCCTATAAGGATATTAGTGAGGTCATAAGGTCCCTTAAAGAAACCGGGCTGGCAGAACCGGTGGTCCGTCTTAAACCCCTGGCTGTTTTAAAGGGATAG